Proteins encoded by one window of Lathyrus oleraceus cultivar Zhongwan6 chromosome 1, CAAS_Psat_ZW6_1.0, whole genome shotgun sequence:
- the LOC127115287 gene encoding uncharacterized protein LOC127115287, with the protein MQKIFTHLINRLNSLGKPISNNIATNKVLRSLNREWKPKVVAIKEANDLKVLDFTTLFDKLEEHKQELICLEKHEKREESSQALLKEFKSSKDDENRKGKFRSSCYSYGEVGHYRPECPMIKKDKKKGHAKKFRRTYVAYENASDYSIDESSTSSVEFARICLMENGRKKKNVSPSKLKLTSDLSYFKLQDTFDNLHREALNAFKKLASHENIFLQLEVKVLESEKKLEVINLSMLDVQKDKIEDEKTSRFGCESCHYWQEEINVLQVKLDNALQPKISFSIYPSTFGRSLNHSHKKHKNFKKGSNGKSTSHHNLSYHYCCQKGHTIEKCKFRKVFVPKGVSQWLPKCNLDFTHSQGHNEIWDNLGKFDSKSDEGIFLGYSQSSKAYRAYKKGVSSQDILKEPDDGIDQAKTMENERVEDDNCEEEKVESPTAVDDIPFTWKQFKDHPIDNILGDITKGMTKRSKIIFEKLQNYDIQYLVCKISFSDLEHCSTI; encoded by the exons atgcaaaagatATTCACACATCTTATTAACCGGTTGAATTCTCTAGGTAAGCCTATTTCCAACAACATTGCTACTAATAAGGTTTTGAGAAGCCTTAATAGGGAATGGAAACCCAAGGTCGTCGCTATTAAAGAGGCGAATGATCTTAAAGTACTTGATTTCACTACTTTGTTTGACAAATTGGAAGAACATAAGCAAGAACTCAtttgcttggaaaaacatgaaaaaagA GAAGAATCGAGTCAAGCACTCTTAAAGGAATTCAAGTCCTCAAAAGATGATGAGAATAGGAAAGGTAAATTTAGAAGCTCTTGTTATAGTTATGGTGAAGTTGGTCACTATAGACCGGAATGTCCCATGATTAAGAAAGACAAGAAGAAAGGGCATGCCAAGAAGTTTAGAAGAACATATGTTGCTTATGAGAATGCAAGTGATTACTCAATTGATGAAAGCTCTACTTCGAGTGTTGAATTTGCCCGAATTTGTCTTATGGAAAATGGAAGGAAGAAGAAAAATGTAAGTCCTTCTAAACTTAAGCTTACTAGTGATTTATCTTATTTTAAACTACAAGATACTTTTGATAATCTTCATAGAGAGGCATTAAATGCTTTTAAGAAGTTAGCTTCACatgaaaatatatttttacaATTAGAAGTTAAGGTCTTAGAATCAGAAAAGAAATTGGAAGTAATTAATCTATCTATGCTAGATGTTCAAAAGGACAAGATAGAGGATGAAAAAACTTCTAGGTTTGGTTGTGAATCTTGTCATTATTGGCAAGAAGAGATAAATGTTCTTCAAGTCAAATTAGACAATGCCTTACAACCAAAGATTTCATTTTCAATTTATCCATCTACGTTTGGAAGGTCTTTGAACCATTCACACAAAAAGCATAAAAATTTCAAAAAGGGTTCAAATGGCAAAAGCACATCTCATCATAACCTATCTTATCATTATTGTTGCCAGAAGGGTCATACTATTGAAAAGTGTAAATTTAGAAAAGTTTTTGTTCCTAAAGGAGTTTCTCAATGGTTGCCTAAATGCAACCTTGATTTCACTCACTCCCAAGGACACAATGAAATTTGG GATAATCTTGGCAAGTTCGATTCGAAATCCGATGAgggtatcttcctcggatactcaCAATCTAGTAAAGCTTATAGGGCTTATAAAAAAG GTGTATCTTCACAAGATATTCTCAAGGAACCCGATGATGGAATTGATCAAGCTAAAACGATGGAAAATGAGAGAGTTGAAGACGACAATTGTGAAGAGGAGAAGGTGGAAAGTCCAACTGCTGTGGATGACATTCCTTTTACTTGGAAACAATTCAAAGATCATCCTATTGATAACATACTTGGAGACATCACCAAAGGCATGACAAAACGCTCCAAGATAAT